One region of Zingiber officinale cultivar Zhangliang chromosome 7B, Zo_v1.1, whole genome shotgun sequence genomic DNA includes:
- the LOC122005560 gene encoding probable beta-1,4-xylosyltransferase IRX14: protein MKLSLLHNQPNRRSSYRHQDSGLGGGGGGGSDSASPSESVLRSPTASFWIVLHAFCCVISLFLGFNFSRLVFVLLFSPSVYNTSAPVVHTTTTTQTPSLSLALPPPSLPLPAEASQNETKSRVAVGRHGIRIRPWAHPDAEETMRAHWIIERVQREQRLQDGVRSPQPLIVVTPTYVRTCQTLHLTGLLHTLLLVPFPLTWIVVEAAPAGRRSNDTAAFLARSGLHYLHVHFPDPMPEDSRFRRITESRMRLHSLRMVRDRGMDGVVVFADDSNVHSMELFDEAQRVKWMGAISMGILTLSAGLSGTTPEDRHSPVPINGPACNSSGHLVGWHTYNPLPNTGATFIGAGKTVLPAKMEWAGFVLNSKLLRREAEGKPTWVRNLDDVGRKGEDIDSPLCLLEDASFIEPLGNCGKKVLLWWLRSEARHDSKFPTGWTIEPVLETTVSNEDTSNDMSTWTRHVSQDPNW from the exons ATGAAGTTGTCTTTGCTCCATAACCAGCCAAATCGCCGCAGCAGTTACCGCCATCAGGATTCAGGACTtggaggaggcggcggcggcggctcaGACTCAGCTTCCCCGTCCGAGAGCGTCCTCCGTTCCCCTACCGCCTCGTTCTGGATCGTCCTCCATGCCTTCTGCTGCGTCATCAGTCTCTTCCTCGGATTCAACTTCTCTCGTCTCGTCTTCGTCCTCCTCTTTTCTCCCTCTGTTTACAACACATCCGCCCCCGTCGTCCACACCACTACTACGACCCAGACGCCCTCTCTCTCGCTTGCCTTGCCTCCGCCTTCGCTTCCTCTGCCGGCAGAGGCGTCGCAGAACGAGACGAAGAGCCGCGTCGCGGTGGGGCGGCACGGGATCCGCATCCGACCGTGGGCGCACCCGGACGCGGAGGAGACCATGCGGGCGCACTGGATCATCGAGCGCGTGCAGCGGGAGCAGCGGCTGCAGGACGGCGTGCGGAGTCCCCAGCCGCTCATCGTCGTCACGCCCACCTACGTCCGTACCTGCCAAACGCTCCACCTCACCGGCCTCCTCCACACGCTCCTCCTCGTTCCCTTCCCCCTCACCTGGATCGTCGTCGAGGCTGCCCCCGCCGGTCGCCGATCCAATGACACAGCGGCCTTCCTAGCCCGCTCCGGCCTCCATTACCTCCACGTTCACTTCCCCGATCCAATGCCGGAAGACTCACGCTTCCGGCGGATCACCGAATCCCGCATGCGGCTCCACTCCCTCAG AATGGTGAGAGACCGGGGAATGGACGGCGTCGTGGTGTTCGCTGACGACAGCAATGTGCACAGCATGGAGCTGTTCGACGAGGCGCAGAGAGTGAAATGGATGGGCGCCATCTCCATGGGAATCCTCACGCTCAGCGCCGGGCTATCAGGCACGACGCCCGAGGATCGCCACTCCCCTGTGCCAATCAACGGCCCGGCTTGCAACTCCTCCGGCCATTTGGTCGGATGGCACACCTACAACCCCCTGCCCAACACTGGCGCCACCTTCATCGGCGCCGGCAAGACCGTGCTGCCGGCGAAGATGGAGTGGGCGGGGTTCGTGCTGAACTCGAAGCTGCTGCGGAGAGAGGCTGAGGGGAAGCCCACTTGGGTGAGGAACCTCGACGACGTGGGCAGGAAGGGAGAGGACATCGACAGCCCGCTGTGTCTCTTGGAAGATGCCTCCTTCATAGAGCCGTTGGGAAATTGCGGAAAGAAGGTCCTCCTGTGGTGGCTCCGCTCCGAGGCTCGCCATGACAGCAAGTTCCCAACAGG ATGGACAATAGAGCCGGTTCTGGAAACGACTGTTAGCAACGAAGACACAAGCAACGATATGTCGACATGGACCAGACACGTCTCTCAAGATCCAAACtggtga
- the LOC122005561 gene encoding uncharacterized protein LOC122005561 produces the protein MLCGLLGGKFFRKCKHSAKNIRTRVVPIRNKKQATVWWLKKDVADLIAAGHEANAYGRIDALMVEINHTSCYDIIDQHCLYILNHLPDLKKQRECPREAMEAIATLIFAAARFFDLPELRDLRRVFNDRYGSSMDSSINAEFVDKIQEKSFSKEKKLQLMQSIAEEFSVRWDSKRFEHLSSATPGKATHPDTRNNEASPVQVGTKEKVWSIERYPSNPASIARKEQIEADPKDTHVVSAEIKTPARATSMLMPELLNPNGGRVLRNMPDYFQLAARLAASRNT, from the exons ATGTTGTGTGGACTTCTAGGCGGAAAATTCTTCAGAAAATG CAAGCACTCGGCGAAGAACATAAGGACGAGGGTTGTGCCGATCCGCAATAAGAAGCAGGCCACGGTGTGGTGGCTCAAGAAGGACGTCGCTGACCTCATCGCCGCCGGCCACGAAGCCAACGCATATGGAAGA ATTGATGCTCTCATGGTAGAGATAAACCACACATCATGCTATGACATAATCGATCAGCACTGTTTATACATCTTGAACCATCTTCCAGACCTGAAGAAGCAGAG GGAATGTCCTCGAGAAGCCATGGAAGCTATAGCAACTCTAATATTTGCTGCTGCAAGATTTTTTGATTTACCTGAGTTGCGTGATCTTAGGCGTGTGTTTAATGATAGATATGGGAGTTCAATGGACTCATCTATAAATGCTGAG TTTGTTGATAAAATTCAAGAGAAgtcattttcaaaagaaaagaagttgCAGCTGATGCAAAGTATTGCGGAAGAGTTCTCCGTGAGATGGGATTCTAAGAGATTTGAGCACCTATCAAGT GCGACGCCGGGGAAAGCTACTCATCCAGATACTAGAAACAATGAAGCCTCACCAGTTCAGGTTGGAACCAAAGAAAAGGTTTGGTCCATAGAAAGATATCCTTCAAATCCTGCAAGCATTGCACGAAAAGAGCAAATAGAAGCAGATCCCAAAGACACTCATGTTGTTTCAGCTGAAATTAAGACGCCTGCTCGGGCTACTTCAATGCTGATGCCTGAGCTATTGAATCCTAATGGTGGTCGAGTGCTTCGCAACATGCCAGATTACTTTCAGTTGGCTGCGCGGCTTGCTGCTTCAAGGAACACTTGA
- the LOC122005559 gene encoding F-box protein At1g47056-like — translation MGGDPPRDRTLDLPDDCLAIVFHLLGAGDRKSCSLVCRRWLEVEAHSRRRLALDARSSLIEALPSLIDRFDAVSSLSLRCDRRSDSIGDDALELIARSWPSLTRIKLRACRRVTDLGMDVLADGCPSLRRLSCASCSFGAAGLDAILQGCPRLEDLSIKRLRGLSNPPHQVVRLAVASSALRSICLKELYNGQCFDPLIAGSPNLRILKIIRCTGVWDSLLEVIAVKVPHIAEIHLEKIQVSDQGLFALSSCLGLEVLRLVKTPECTDAGVIAIANKCRHLRKIHIDGWRMNRIGDYGLMAIAKGCPELQELVLIGVNPTLQSVELIASSCRDLERLALCGCETIGDAEVACIATKCTAMRKLCIKGCPVTDCGLEALAEGCPNLIKIKLKRCNGVTREGLDWLLAARGAPFVVIWDAIELQEPDASTSENGMPESVNEEASSLTEQIMTLDLPSSSNDRSSLIKSRMRSILASAVRNLSSAGDDSHLREAGV, via the coding sequence ATGGGCGGCGATCCTCCCCGCGACCGTACGTTGGACCTCCCCGACGACTGCCTCGCGATCGTATTCCATCTCCTCGGAGCTGGCGACCGCAAAAGCTGTTCCCTCGTCTGTCGCCGCTGGCTCGAGGTCGAGGCTCACAGCCGCCGCAGGCTTGCCCTCGATGCCCGCTCCTCCCTCATCGAAGCTCTTCCCTCTCTTATCGACCGCTTCGATGCCGTCTCCAGCCTCTCCCTTCGCTGCGACCGCCGATCCGACAGCATCGGCGATGACGCCCTCGAACTCATCGCCCGCAGCTGGCCTTCCCTTACCCGGATCAAGCTGCGAGCTTGTCGACGCGTCACGGATCTCGGTATGGATGTCCTCGCCGACGGCTGCCCTTCCCTCCGCCGCCTCTCTTGCGCTTCCTGCTCCTTCGGAGCCGCCGGCCTCGACGCGATCCTCCAGGGCTGTCCCCGCCTCGAAGATCTATCAATCAAGCGCTTGCGAGGCCTATCCAACCCTCCACACCAGGTTGTCCGCCTCGCAGTCGCCTCATCTGCCCTTCGCTCCATCTGCCTCAAGGAACTCTACAACGGTCAGTGCTTTGACCCGCTCATCGCCGGCTCCCCCAACCTCAGAATCCTCAAAATCATCCGATGCACCGGCGTATGGGATTCCCTCCTCGAGGTGATTGCCGTAAAGGTTCCACATATCGCTGAGATCCACCTCGAGAAGATCCAGGTCAGCGACCAAGGCCTTTTTGCCCTCTCCTCCTGCCTGGGCCTGGAGGTTCTCCGCCTCGTCAAAACCCCTGAATGCACCGACGCCGGTGTCATCGCCATTGCCAACAAGTGCCGTCACCTACGCAAGATCCACATTGATGGCTGGAGGATGAATCGGATCGGAGATTACGGCCTCATGGCCATCGCCAAAGGCTGCCCTGAGCTGCAGGAGCTCGTCCTGATTGGGGTTAACCCGACACTACAGAGCGTGGAGCTCATTGCGAGCAGCTGCCGTGATCTTGAGCGCCTCGCGCTATGTGGTTGTGAAACCATTGGCGACGCTGAGGTTGCTTGTATTGCCACCAAGTGCACAGCCATGAGGAAGCTTTGCATCAAAGGCTGCCCGGTGACAGACTGTGGATTGGAGGCCCTTGCCGAGGGGTGCCCCAATTTGATAAAGATTAAACTGAAGAGGTGCAACGGAGTGACGCGCGAGGGCTTGGATTGGTTATTGGCAGCCCGGGGAGCACCGTTTGTTGTCATCTGGGACGCAATTGAGTTGCAGGAACCGGATGCGAGCACGAGCGAGAACGGGATGCCGGAAAGTGTGAATGAGGAAGCTTCTTCTCTCACAGAACAAATCATGACATTGGATCTTCCTTCAAGCAGTAATGATAGATCTTCACTGATAAAGTCAAGAATGAGGAGCATCTTAGCATCTGCCGTCCGAAATTTGTCAAGTGCAGGTGATGATTCTCATCTTCGTGAAGCTGGAGTATAG